One part of the Alligator mississippiensis isolate rAllMis1 chromosome 3, rAllMis1, whole genome shotgun sequence genome encodes these proteins:
- the LOC102567123 gene encoding survival motor neuron protein, translating to MVSRFCRAPALPVWEAGSGGWFPSGTATTPPGCREDAVLSRSCGVCASAFARAVAEPGGGGARRARFMAARGEAGGGAGALLFRRGAGQSDDSDVWDDTALIKAYDKAVASFKNALKNGECSEPSDKPEQCSGTKRKNNKKNRSRKKGNMAPLKQWKVGDNCSAVWSEDGNVYLATIASINQKRGTCVVVYTGYGNKEEQNLSDLLPPNDAERVSEELNATENESETLYSTDESEKSSQSPRNKHNCTKPKASPWNSHFPLPPAASSLGRPGSKTSGTLPFSSGWPPPFPPGPPLIPPPPPMGPDSPEDDEALGSMLIAWYMSGYHTGYYLGLKQSRMEAALDRHPDPK from the exons ATGGTGTCACGGTTCTGCCGTGCCCCGGCCCTTCCTGTTTGGGAAGCAGGAAGCGGCGGATGGTTCCCGTCGGGCACTGCGACAACGCCCCCCGGCTGCCGGGAGGACGCGGTGCTTAGCCGCAGCTGCGGCGTGTGCGCGTCCGCGTTCGCCCGGGCTGTGGCGGAGCCGGGAGGAGGCGGCGCGCGGCGGGCTCGGTTCATGGCTGCCCGTGGCGAGGCTGGTGGCGGGGCGGGGGCCCTGCTCTTCCGCCGCGGCGCGGGGCAG AGCGACGACTCGGACGTCTGGGACGACACGGCGCTGATCAAAGCGTATGACAAGGCCGTGGCCTCCTTCAAG AATGCCCTCAAGAATGGCGAGTGCTCAGAACCTTCAGACAAACCAGAACAATGCTCtggaacaaagagaaaaaataataaaaagaacagAAGTAGAAAAAAAGGCAATATGGCACCACTGAAACAG TGGAAAGTTGGTGACAACTGTAGTGCAGTTTGGTCTGAGGATGGAAACGTGTACCTAGCAACTATTGCATCAATTAATCAGAAAAGAGGGACGTGTGTTGTTGTTTACACTGGATATGGAAACAAGGAAGAGCAAAATCTATCTGATCTGCTTCCTCCAAATGATGCTGAAAGAGTTAGTGAGGAGCTGAACGCTACAGAG AATGAAAGTGAGACTCTGTATTCAACAGATGAAAGTGAAAAGTCTTCCCAGTCACCCAGAAACAAGCACAACTGCACAAAGCCAAAAGCCTCTCCCTGGAACTCCCACTTCCCTCTGCCACCAGCAGCTTCAAGCCTGGGAAGG CCTGGATCAAAAACCAGTGGAACCCTGCCTTTTTCATCAGGCTGGCCTCCACCATTCCCACCTGGACCACCA CTGattcctccaccaccacctaTGGGTCCTGATTCCCCTGAAGATGATGAAGCTTTGGGAAGCATGTTAATAGCTTGGTATATGAGCGGTTATCACACCGGCTACTATCTG GGTTTAAAACAGAGCCGAATGGAAGCTGCCTTGGATAGACACCCAGACCCTAAATAA
- the SERF1B gene encoding small EDRK-rich factor 1, protein MTRGNQRELARQKNMKKAQETLKGKRKEDSLSASQRKQRDSEIMQQKQKAANERKSLQSGDK, encoded by the exons ATGACCC GTGGAAACCAGCGTGAACTTGCTCGCCAGAAAAATATGAAGAAAGCCCAGGAGACccttaaagggaaaagaaaagaggataGCCTGAGTGCTTCACAGAGAAAACAAAG AGACTCTGAAATCATGCAACAAAAGCAGAAAGCGGCTAATGAGAGGAAGTCTCTCCAGAGCGGAGACAAATGA